The Phyllostomus discolor isolate MPI-MPIP mPhyDis1 chromosome 4, mPhyDis1.pri.v3, whole genome shotgun sequence genome window below encodes:
- the LOC114494625 gene encoding integrin-linked kinase-associated serine/threonine phosphatase 2C isoform X1, producing MDLFGDLPEPERSPRPAAGKEAQKGSPLFDDLPPAAGADSGPGGPLLFDDLPPASSGESGSPDTPLPPPAKSGGKGEKRKPSEEEENGGEELVEKKVCKASSVIFGLKGFVAERKGEREEMQDAHVILNDITAECRPPASLITRVSYFAVFDGHGGIRASKFAAQNLHQNLIRKFPKGDVTSVEKTVRRCLLDTFKHTDEEFLRQASSQKPAWKDGSTATCVLAVDNVLYIANLGDSRAILCRYNEESQKHSALSLSKEHNPTQYEERMRIQKAGGNVRDGRVLGVLEVSRSIGDGQYKRCGVTSVPDIRRCQLTPNDRFILLACDGLFKVFTPEEAVNFILSCLEDEKIQSREGKPAADARYDAACNRLASKAVQRGSADNVTVMLVRIGH from the exons ATGGACCTGTTCGGGGACCTGCCGGAGCCCGAGCGCTCGCCGCGCCCTGCTGCCG GGAAGGAAGCCCAGAAGGGATCCCCGCTCTTTGACGACCTCCCCCCGGCCGCCGGTGCCGACTCAG GGCCAGGGGGACCTCTGCTCTTCGACGACCTCCCGCCGGCCAGCAGTGGCGAGTCAG GGTCTCCTGACACCCCGCTGCCCCCGCCGGCGAagagtggagggaagggagagaagaggaagccctctgaggaggaggagaatggcgGTGAAGAGCTTGTGGAAAAGAAAGTTTGTAAAG CCTCCTCCGTGATCTTCGGCTTGAAAGGCTTCGTGGCCGAGCGCAAGGGCGAGCGGGAGGAGATGCAGGACGCCCACGTCATCCTGAACGACATCACGGCGGAGTGCCGGCCGCCCGCGTCCCTCAT AACCCGGGTTTCCTACTTCGCTGTGTTCGACGGGCACGGAGGGATTCGAGCCTCAAAATTTGCTGCACAGAATTTGCATCAGAACTTGATCAGGAAATTTCCAAAAG GAGACGTGACCAGCGTGGAGAAGACCGTGAGGAGGTGCCTCCTGGACACCTTCAAGCACACGGACGAGGAGTTCCTCAGGCAGGCCTCCAGCCA GAAGCCGGCCTGGAAAGACGGCTCCACCGCCACCTGCGTCCTGGCCGTGGACAACGTCCTCTACATCGCCAACCTCGGGGACAGCCGG GCCATCCTGTGCCGCTACAACGAGGAGAGCCAGAAACACTCGGCCTTGAGCCTCAGCAAGGAGCACAACCCCACGCAGTACGAGGAGCGCATGAGGATCCAGAAGGCCGGAGGGAACGTCAG GGACGGGCGTGTCCTGGGCGTGCTGGAGGTGTCCCGCTCCATCGGGGACGGGCAGTACAAGCGCTGTGGGGTCACCTCCGTGCCGGACATCAGGCGCTGCCAGCTGACCCCCAATGACAG GTTCATCCTGCTGGCCTGTGACGGCCTCTTCAAGGTCTTCACCCCCGAGGAAGCTGTGAACTTCATCTTGTCCTGCCTTGAG GACGAGAAGATCCAGAGCCGCG